From Ignisphaera aggregans DSM 17230, the proteins below share one genomic window:
- a CDS encoding SecY protein (COGs: COG0201 Preprotein translocase subunit SecY~InterPro IPR002208:IPR016160~KEGG: smr:Smar_1042 preprotein translocase subunit SecY~PFAM: SecY protein~SPTR: A3DND0 Preprotein translocase secY subunit~PFAM: eubacterial secY protein), translating to MGIIEILAKIGLVIPSAPRPVRRPSLGRRLMYTGLAVLAYILLSSTPLYGIERAGQLQFSPIIAIVLAMTAGTLAQLGIGPIVTGGLILQILVGAKIINLDLNDPEARKNFTLASKGLGIILAVVEALGFVISGIYWTFPHTVSIWIKLLVFVQLLWGSIVIIMIDEAIQKGWGLGSGVSLFILIGVAQKIFSELLSPYSFQGQAIGLIPYLVDALRNGALNIYDFVIGRLMLGLPTLTGLIVTIILIVIITYLTVAKINVPIVLTRYGGIRSRVPLQLLYVTNIPVLLTSILISDIILILTLLRNIINIDVDSIRIYLSPPTIYHFIVRPLPAVVYTIIFFGLCVLFGILWIEIGGLNPEAQAENLVKAGLDIPGMRRSTKILATYLARYIYPLTIFSSIIVAVIALVGDIFGSFGTGTGILLAVGIVYNYYQILAYERTIEMYPLLRRLVGE from the coding sequence TTGGGTATTATTGAGATACTTGCAAAAATAGGTCTGGTAATACCATCAGCACCACGTCCTGTTAGAAGACCTAGTCTTGGAAGGCGATTAATGTATACAGGGCTTGCTGTATTAGCATACATACTACTGTCATCTACACCTCTATATGGGATTGAAAGAGCGGGACAGCTACAATTCTCTCCAATTATAGCAATAGTATTAGCTATGACTGCAGGAACCCTAGCTCAGCTCGGTATTGGACCTATAGTAACTGGTGGTCTTATTTTACAAATTCTTGTTGGTGCAAAGATCATAAATTTAGATTTAAATGATCCAGAGGCTAGAAAGAATTTTACTTTGGCTTCAAAAGGTTTAGGTATAATACTAGCAGTAGTAGAGGCATTAGGCTTTGTAATAAGTGGAATATATTGGACTTTTCCACATACGGTTAGTATATGGATTAAGTTATTAGTGTTTGTTCAACTGTTATGGGGCAGTATAGTAATTATTATGATAGATGAAGCAATACAAAAGGGATGGGGTTTAGGAAGTGGTGTAAGTCTCTTTATACTAATCGGGGTTGCACAAAAAATTTTCTCTGAGTTACTATCACCATATTCTTTCCAGGGACAAGCCATAGGCTTAATTCCCTATCTTGTAGATGCACTAAGAAATGGAGCTCTTAATATATATGATTTTGTTATTGGGCGCTTAATGTTAGGATTACCGACATTAACAGGCCTCATTGTTACTATTATTTTGATTGTAATTATAACATATCTAACGGTTGCAAAGATAAATGTACCGATAGTTCTAACTAGGTATGGTGGTATTAGATCTAGAGTACCCCTACAACTGCTATATGTCACTAACATTCCAGTTCTATTAACCTCTATACTAATATCTGATATAATATTGATATTAACATTGCTTAGAAATATCATCAACATAGATGTTGATTCTATAAGAATTTATCTATCACCTCCAACAATATATCATTTCATTGTAAGACCCTTGCCTGCAGTAGTCTATACTATAATATTCTTTGGATTATGTGTACTTTTTGGCATATTATGGATAGAAATAGGAGGATTAAATCCTGAGGCTCAAGCTGAAAACTTAGTGAAGGCAGGTTTAGATATACCTGGTATGAGAAGATCCACGAAGATTTTAGCCACATATCTTGCTCGCTATATATATCCTCTAACAATATTTAGCTCCATTATTGTAGCAGTAATAGCACTTGTAGGTGATATCTTTGGAAGCTTTGGAACAGGTACAGGTATCCTATTAGCTGTAGGTATAGTCTATAACTATTATCAGATTCTAGCATATGAGAGAACTATAGAGATGTATCCACTGTTAAGAAGACTTGTTGGCGAGTAG
- a CDS encoding LSU ribosomal protein L34E (COGs: COG2174 Ribosomal protein L34E~InterPro IPR008195:IPR018065~KEGG: hbu:Hbut_1326 50S ribosomal protein L34e~PFAM: Ribosomal protein L34e~SPTR: B7R335 Ribosomal protein L34e~PFAM: Ribosomal protein L34e), giving the protein MVLVNAMVRPMYRSRSYKRIYVRTPGGRTVVHYERRKNTLMRCAKCGGILNGVPIKESERRSLPKSLKRPERMFGGVLCPRCLAEVLKSVVRSSIAG; this is encoded by the coding sequence ATGGTTTTGGTGAATGCTATGGTTAGACCTATGTATAGGTCAAGGTCATATAAGAGAATATATGTAAGGACACCAGGTGGAAGGACTGTTGTCCATTATGAGAGGAGGAAGAATACTTTAATGAGATGCGCTAAATGTGGAGGGATTCTAAATGGTGTACCGATAAAAGAGAGTGAGAGGAGAAGTCTACCAAAATCTCTAAAGAGACCAGAGAGGATGTTTGGCGGAGTTCTATGTCCTAGATGTCTTGCTGAGGTTTTAAAGAGTGTGGTGAGATCTAGCATTGCAGGATAA
- a CDS encoding cytidylate kinase (COGs: COG1102 Cytidylate kinase~InterPro IPR011892~KEGG: smr:Smar_1045 cytidylate kinase~SPTR: A3DND3 Cytidylate kinase~TIGRFAM: cytidylate kinase~PFAM: Adenylate kinase~TIGRFAM: cytidylate kinase, putative), which translates to MQDKLVIAVGGPPGSGKTTVAKLISKRLNLRHISIGALFRKMAEERGLSLIDFSILAQRDPSIDLELDSIAIKEAQKGGVVIDGHAAPWLLKGIAHLRVIVTASKEVRIKRLAERDGKPIDIVREETELRERIERERYLRIYGIDIYDFSNFDLVINSEKFSPEAIAEIIVTALKTLKLI; encoded by the coding sequence TTGCAGGATAAGTTAGTAATAGCTGTTGGAGGCCCTCCTGGAAGTGGTAAGACTACTGTAGCAAAACTAATATCAAAAAGACTCAATCTTAGGCATATATCCATAGGAGCTCTTTTTAGAAAGATGGCTGAGGAAAGAGGTCTTTCACTAATAGATTTTAGTATATTAGCACAGAGAGATCCTTCAATAGATCTAGAGCTAGACTCCATAGCTATAAAAGAAGCACAGAAAGGGGGAGTTGTAATAGATGGACATGCAGCTCCATGGTTATTAAAAGGCATTGCTCATCTAAGGGTTATTGTTACAGCTAGTAAAGAGGTAAGAATCAAGAGATTAGCTGAGAGAGATGGAAAACCAATTGACATTGTAAGAGAGGAAACAGAACTTAGGGAGCGGATAGAAAGAGAGCGATACTTAAGAATATATGGAATTGATATATATGACTTTAGTAATTTTGACTTGGTTATCAATAGTGAAAAATTTTCTCCAGAAGCTATAGCTGAGATAATAGTTACAGCGTTAAAGACGTTGAAACTGATATAG
- a CDS encoding LSU ribosomal protein L14E (COGs: COG2163 Ribosomal protein L14E/L6E/L27E~KEGG: smr:Smar_1046 50S ribosomal protein L14E~SPTR: A3DND4 50S ribosomal protein L14e): MPAIEIGRICVKIMGREAGRKCVIVDIIDENFVLITGPKSLTGVKRRRCNINHIEVLDKKIDIQKGASDEEVLKALESAGLTEFMKERIKVKLTPMLLKR, translated from the coding sequence ATGCCTGCAATAGAGATAGGAAGAATATGTGTTAAAATAATGGGTAGAGAGGCTGGACGTAAATGTGTTATAGTTGATATAATAGATGAGAACTTTGTACTTATAACAGGTCCAAAGAGTTTAACAGGTGTGAAGAGAAGGCGTTGTAATATTAATCATATAGAGGTACTAGATAAGAAGATAGATATACAGAAAGGAGCTTCAGATGAGGAAGTGCTAAAGGCGTTAGAAAGTGCAGGACTTACTGAGTTTATGAAGGAGCGGATAAAGGTTAAACTAACACCAATGCTATTAAAGAGATAG
- a CDS encoding DKCLD domain protein (COGs: COG0130 Pseudouridine synthase~InterPro IPR012960~KEGG: smr:Smar_1047 DKCLD domain-containing protein~PFAM: DKCLD domain protein~SPTR: A3DND5 DKCLD domain protein~PFAM: DKCLD (NUC011) domain), protein MKEKGLEFIKSLDRYANINVEYIVKSDDDTDPRYGYLPMQRPIDVHIRNGVIIVDKPPGPTSHEVVAWIKKMFNIPKAGHGGTLEPDRLII, encoded by the coding sequence TTGAAGGAGAAAGGTCTAGAGTTTATCAAGAGTTTAGATAGATATGCAAATATTAACGTAGAATACATTGTAAAGTCTGATGATGATACAGATCCTAGATATGGCTATCTACCTATGCAAAGACCTATCGATGTGCACATAAGAAATGGTGTAATAATTGTAGACAAACCTCCTGGTCCTACAAGCCATGAGGTTGTTGCATGGATTAAGAAAATGTTTAATATTCCAAAGGCAGGTCATGGAGGTACCCTAGAGCCCGACCGTTTGATTATATGA
- a CDS encoding tRNA pseudouridine synthase B (COGs: COG0130 Pseudouridine synthase~InterPro IPR002478:IPR002501:IPR004521~KEGG: hbu:Hbut_1329 H/ACA RNA-protein complex component Cbf5p~PFAM: pseudouridylate synthase TruB domain protein; PUA domain containing protein~SMART: PUA domain containing protein~SPTR: A2BME8 Predicted pseudouridine synthase~PFAM: PUA domain; TruB family pseudouridylate synthase (N terminal domain)~TIGRFAM: rRNA pseudouridine synthase, putative; uncharacterized domain 2) — protein sequence MVGRGDPKVTGVLPVALDRATRVIGILMHSYKEYVGVMELHGDVEPEKVIETMKMFVGKIYQRPPLRSSVKRSLRIREIYSIDVLEIENRRVLFRVKCQSGTYVRKLCHDIGLLLGVEAHMRELRRIGVAHFTENRDIVTLHEVSEALYIWRNLGDESFLRKMILPVEYIVAFLPKIVVKDSAVDAIAHGAQLAVPGISIVAKNINRDDRVAIFTLKGELVAIGRATMNSEEMVKSDRGIAVKIERVYMEPNIYPSVWRKSGDKIEKDV from the coding sequence ATGGTCGGGCGGGGAGATCCGAAGGTAACTGGAGTATTGCCTGTAGCATTGGATAGAGCTACGAGAGTTATAGGTATTTTAATGCATTCATACAAGGAGTATGTAGGGGTTATGGAGCTACATGGCGATGTTGAGCCTGAGAAAGTTATTGAAACTATGAAGATGTTTGTTGGTAAGATATATCAAAGGCCTCCTCTGAGATCATCTGTAAAAAGGTCTTTAAGAATACGTGAAATTTATTCTATTGATGTTCTAGAGATTGAAAATAGACGTGTATTATTTAGAGTTAAATGTCAGTCTGGAACATATGTAAGAAAGCTCTGTCATGATATAGGTCTTCTATTGGGTGTTGAAGCTCATATGAGGGAATTGAGGAGGATAGGTGTGGCACATTTTACTGAGAATAGAGATATTGTAACACTTCATGAGGTTTCAGAAGCGTTATATATCTGGAGAAATTTAGGTGATGAATCATTTCTGCGAAAGATGATATTACCAGTGGAATACATTGTAGCATTTCTACCTAAAATAGTGGTGAAGGATAGTGCTGTTGATGCTATTGCACATGGTGCGCAATTAGCTGTACCTGGTATATCCATTGTGGCTAAGAATATTAATAGAGATGATAGAGTAGCAATATTTACACTTAAGGGAGAGCTTGTAGCTATTGGAAGAGCTACCATGAATTCTGAAGAAATGGTGAAAAGTGATCGTGGAATTGCTGTAAAGATAGAGAGGGTTTATATGGAGCCAAATATATATCCTAGTGTATGGAGGAAGAGTGGTGATAAGATAGAGAAGGATGTATAG
- a CDS encoding methyltransferase small (COGs: COG2813 16S RNA G1207 methylase RsmC~InterPro IPR007848:IPR002052~KEGG: hbu:Hbut_1330 methyltransferase~PFAM: methyltransferase small~SPTR: A2BME9 Predicted Methyltransferase~PFAM: Methyltransferase small domain) has product MEHYYVSKKNRSSQYMLISDYIRGLTVEFEVIPGLFSYRQIDEGTRLLIENLEIPSEGRVLDLGCGYGAIGIVVALLNPKLEVYMVDINREAVRLAERNVIRNKIDPQRIKIFQGNLYEPVKDILFNAIYSNPPYSAGSQVIEELITQAPQHLKTAGIIQIVARKGAEKVYKLMKETFGNVETVASKRGYKVFKSYKE; this is encoded by the coding sequence ATGGAGCATTACTATGTCTCTAAGAAGAATAGATCTTCTCAGTATATGCTCATCTCAGATTATATAAGAGGTTTAACAGTAGAATTCGAGGTTATTCCTGGACTTTTTTCATATAGACAGATAGATGAAGGTACAAGGCTTCTTATTGAGAACCTTGAGATACCGAGTGAAGGTAGAGTGCTAGATTTAGGCTGTGGCTATGGCGCAATAGGAATTGTGGTAGCCTTATTAAATCCTAAGCTAGAGGTATATATGGTTGATATAAATAGAGAAGCTGTTAGACTTGCAGAAAGAAATGTTATACGCAATAAGATAGATCCCCAGAGGATTAAGATATTTCAAGGAAATCTATATGAACCCGTTAAAGATATTCTATTTAACGCCATATATAGCAATCCACCATATTCAGCGGGCTCTCAAGTCATTGAAGAATTGATAACTCAAGCTCCACAGCATCTTAAAACTGCAGGAATCATACAAATTGTTGCAAGAAAAGGTGCAGAAAAGGTATATAAGCTAATGAAAGAGACTTTTGGCAATGTTGAAACTGTGGCATCAAAACGTGGATACAAGGTATTTAAATCATATAAAGAGTAA
- a CDS encoding hypothetical protein (InterPro IPR006025~PFAM: Matrixin) encodes MNWYTAVAVHELGHVLGLGHSKGVASIMGEGWDKYRIPALYMMILSPYGCCMVEEAYSQLQLQLIKVVFRNGLAI; translated from the coding sequence GTGAACTGGTACACGGCTGTAGCTGTTCATGAATTGGGACATGTTCTTGGGCTAGGTCATAGTAAGGGCGTTGCCTCCATAATGGGTGAAGGGTGGGATAAATATAGAATTCCAGCTCTCTATATGATGATATTATCGCCCTATGGATGTTGTATGGTAGAGGAAGCTTACTCGCAGTTACAACTACAGCTAATCAAGGTAGTTTTCAGGAATGGTCTAGCAATATAG
- a CDS encoding ABC nitrate/sulphonate/bicarbonate family transporter, ATPase subunit (COGs: COG4754 conserved hypothetical protein~InterPro IPR018632~KEGG: tpe:Tpen_0012 hypothetical protein~PFAM: ABC nitrate/sulphonate/bicarbonate family transporter, ATPase subunit~SPTR: A1RW42 Putative uncharacterized protein~PFAM: ABC nitrate/sulfonate/bicarbonate family transporter, ATPase subunit), translating into MVILEVSSIQTKKYVIVANPICITPDHVLGLIESVYSLGGRIDSEELNNIIDVDMDILTHAIDIAEALNLVRFDQGNIELTELGIKVAKATTKEIKKILRERALNLEPLHTLINEIKNNNGRIEISRVREIIATFYGENNIEHSLDCLRQWWRYLEILSRHGNYLKLTINPP; encoded by the coding sequence ATGGTTATATTAGAAGTGAGTTCCATTCAAACAAAGAAATATGTTATTGTAGCAAATCCCATATGTATAACACCCGATCATGTACTAGGACTAATTGAAAGTGTGTATAGCTTAGGAGGTAGGATAGATTCTGAAGAGTTGAACAATATAATAGATGTTGATATGGATATACTTACACATGCTATAGACATAGCCGAGGCACTTAATCTCGTAAGATTTGATCAGGGTAATATAGAGCTTACAGAACTGGGAATAAAAGTTGCTAAAGCAACGACAAAAGAGATTAAAAAGATACTTAGAGAAAGAGCCTTAAACCTTGAACCATTACATACATTAATAAATGAAATAAAGAATAATAATGGTAGAATAGAGATATCTAGAGTAAGAGAAATAATAGCTACATTCTATGGAGAGAACAATATAGAACACTCTCTAGACTGTTTAAGACAGTGGTGGAGATATCTAGAAATACTCTCAAGACATGGCAACTACTTAAAACTCACAATAAATCCTCCATAA
- a CDS encoding binding-protein-dependent transport systems inner membrane component (COGs: COG4986 ABC-type anion transport system duplicated permease component~InterPro IPR000515~KEGG: tpe:Tpen_0013 binding-protein-dependent transport systems inner membrane component~PFAM: binding-protein-dependent transport systems inner membrane component~SPTR: A1RW43 Binding-protein-dependent transport systems inner membrane component~PFAM: Binding-protein-dependent transport system inner membrane component), which produces MLIIELIVDLLYSLLRLFSAYILSISVALVIGISMARSKVLEVILYPIIDVLQSIPVLGFFPAVLLFLVNIFPPPIGVEMASIILIFTGQVWNLILGVYSAIKSLPSDFILLSEVYSLNTASRILKIYIPAALFAIASNSVVSWAGGLFFLTACEIISFGNTEYRLRGIGTTIIELASKGDYIDMYIAIMLLLAISIFLYIFLWNPLANIAANISGVVKLFTLQ; this is translated from the coding sequence ATGCTTATTATAGAATTAATAGTTGATCTTCTATATAGCCTTCTAAGGTTGTTCTCCGCATATATACTTTCCATCAGTGTAGCACTTGTTATTGGGATATCGATGGCCAGATCAAAAGTTCTTGAAGTTATACTATACCCTATTATTGATGTATTACAATCTATTCCTGTTCTCGGTTTCTTCCCAGCTGTACTATTGTTTTTAGTTAATATATTTCCACCTCCTATAGGAGTGGAAATGGCGTCTATAATTCTGATATTTACTGGTCAGGTATGGAATCTTATACTAGGGGTTTATTCAGCAATAAAATCCTTACCTAGCGATTTCATTCTTCTATCAGAGGTTTATTCTTTGAATACAGCATCGAGAATACTTAAGATATATATACCTGCAGCACTCTTTGCAATAGCCTCCAATAGTGTTGTTTCATGGGCAGGAGGACTATTCTTCCTAACAGCATGTGAAATAATATCATTTGGTAATACAGAATATAGGTTGAGGGGTATAGGAACAACAATAATAGAATTGGCTTCAAAGGGAGATTATATTGATATGTACATAGCCATAATGCTTTTATTAGCGATATCAATTTTCTTATACATATTTCTATGGAATCCATTAGCCAATATAGCGGCAAATATATCTGGGGTAGTCAAACTATTTACCCTGCAATAA
- a CDS encoding ABC-type anion transport system duplicated permease component (COGs: COG4986 ABC-type anion transport system duplicated permease component~KEGG: tpe:Tpen_0013 binding-protein-dependent transport systems inner membrane component~SPTR: A1RW43 Binding-protein-dependent transport systems inner membrane component~PFAM: Binding-protein-dependent transport system inner membrane component) yields the protein MISHRKIWRTSISDHIIYISTRIGIKSISRDNISKYVYRLTISTSIIALIILLYYFLHNILLGNINIFEYPWTEATIALLLSLSRVTIVIFISFTVISLAAFYVYGKSKYAKYILVLLSEILSSISAFLWWPIFSLALLNNILPPLIVSLFIMFQGTAWYIVFNVPLSPPSESEKRLLEMASVYRLSGFKKFSKIFIPSMMPRILAGLSAAWGGAWNSTIAAEYASPRPTKIRKIVDVNLPRPRNRRSPEFQKLEDYVYEYIS from the coding sequence ATGATATCTCATAGGAAAATATGGAGAACTTCTATTAGTGATCACATCATATACATATCCACTAGAATTGGTATAAAGAGTATTAGTAGAGATAATATTTCTAAATATGTTTATAGATTGACCATTTCTACCTCTATAATAGCACTTATTATTTTACTATATTATTTTCTACATAATATCTTATTGGGAAATATAAACATATTTGAATATCCTTGGACAGAAGCTACAATAGCACTTCTTCTAAGTCTTTCTAGAGTAACAATAGTTATATTCATCTCTTTCACCGTTATATCATTAGCGGCATTCTATGTCTATGGAAAAAGTAAATATGCTAAATACATATTAGTATTACTGAGTGAAATTCTATCTTCAATTTCTGCATTTCTCTGGTGGCCTATATTCTCTCTAGCCCTATTAAACAACATTCTACCGCCATTAATAGTCTCTTTATTTATAATGTTCCAGGGAACTGCCTGGTACATAGTATTCAATGTTCCTTTATCGCCACCATCAGAATCTGAGAAAAGACTTCTTGAAATGGCTTCTGTATATAGATTATCAGGATTTAAGAAATTCAGTAAAATATTTATCCCATCAATGATGCCAAGAATTTTAGCTGGATTATCAGCTGCTTGGGGAGGGGCATGGAATTCTACTATAGCTGCTGAATATGCATCACCTAGACCCACCAAAATTAGAAAAATAGTTGATGTAAATCTACCAAGACCTAGGAATAGAAGGTCGCCAGAATTCCAGAAGCTAGAAGACTATGTATATGAATACATAAGCTGA
- a CDS encoding conserved hypothetical protein (COGs: COG3264 Small-conductance mechanosensitive channel~KEGG: sso:SSO2786 hypothetical protein~SPTR: Q97V46 Putative uncharacterized protein~PFAM: Mechanosensitive ion channel), translated as MSKDELSTKEMTIRTSRAIAKTIIYIVLYVIVAALVKYIVEQLLPTFNISITDYQVYIHILLAIAFGYLIVSSIAEIFYWTTRARYGHPTAAAVRNVIRIIGIGALAASIAGGVAGGAAGVALGGFIGIVIGFATQQVLGQAIAGLFLLIVRPFRIGDSVIIAGEDGIVEDVATLFTLVRKADGTRVFIPNNTIIGSKIYLKPKT; from the coding sequence ATGAGTAAGGATGAATTATCGACAAAGGAGATGACAATACGTACATCAAGAGCTATAGCTAAAACTATTATCTACATAGTGCTATATGTTATTGTTGCAGCACTAGTTAAATATATAGTTGAACAACTATTACCAACATTCAATATAAGTATTACTGATTACCAAGTATACATACACATTCTACTTGCCATAGCATTTGGATATCTCATTGTTAGTAGTATTGCTGAAATATTCTATTGGACAACAAGAGCTAGATATGGCCATCCCACAGCAGCTGCTGTTAGAAATGTTATAAGAATTATAGGCATAGGTGCTTTAGCAGCATCTATAGCTGGTGGTGTTGCCGGTGGTGCTGCTGGAGTTGCTCTAGGAGGCTTTATAGGTATTGTGATAGGATTTGCAACACAACAAGTTCTTGGACAAGCTATAGCAGGTCTATTTCTATTGATAGTAAGACCATTTAGGATTGGTGATAGTGTTATTATCGCTGGAGAAGATGGTATTGTTGAAGATGTTGCAACACTATTCACATTGGTGCGAAAAGCTGATGGCACAAGAGTGTTTATACCGAATAACACGATTATTGGTAGCAAGATATATCTAAAGCCAAAAACATAG
- a CDS encoding SSU ribosomal protein S13P (COGs: COG0099 Ribosomal protein S13~InterPro IPR001892:IPR018269:IPR019977~KEGG: hbu:Hbut_0527 30S ribosomal protein S13P~PFAM: ribosomal protein S13~SPTR: A2BK76 30S ribosomal protein S13P~TIGRFAM: ribosomal protein S13P~PFAM: Ribosomal protein S13/S18~TIGRFAM: archaeal ribosomal protein S13P) has protein sequence MSREYRHIVRVAETDIAGELSLSWGLSRVKGIGYNMAIAICRILGLDPSMPIGFITDQEIEKIEELLKNPQKYGIPVWFLNRRKDYETGNDMHLVSSELIYYARQDIDREIRIRSWRGIRHAMGYKVRGQRTHTTGRIGPVVGVQKKKTQQQQQQK, from the coding sequence TTGTCGAGAGAATATAGACATATTGTAAGAGTAGCTGAAACAGATATAGCTGGTGAGCTATCTTTATCTTGGGGTCTCTCTAGAGTGAAGGGTATAGGATATAATATGGCTATAGCTATCTGTAGAATACTAGGTTTAGATCCATCAATGCCTATAGGTTTTATTACGGATCAAGAAATAGAAAAGATAGAGGAGTTACTTAAAAATCCACAAAAATATGGTATACCTGTTTGGTTTTTAAATAGGAGAAAAGATTATGAGACTGGTAATGATATGCATTTGGTGAGCTCGGAATTAATATATTATGCTCGACAGGATATAGATAGAGAGATAAGGATAAGAAGTTGGAGAGGGATTAGACATGCAATGGGATATAAGGTAAGAGGGCAAAGAACACATACAACAGGACGTATTGGTCCTGTTGTAGGTGTTCAGAAGAAGAAGACACAACAACAACAGCAACAGAAATAG